From the Bombus vancouverensis nearcticus chromosome 3, iyBomVanc1_principal, whole genome shotgun sequence genome, one window contains:
- the LOC143302377 gene encoding putative inorganic phosphate cotransporter, translated as MALNHKILDSLTCRQVLNIMVILGFMLNYMLRVNMTIAIVSMVIPSNDTWRLNDSSKSATTEYFDRGIAANVTSLDNGTATIAPNPATASFPYAPAHEETNRTRYPWNEYQVNLVLGSFFWGYICTELPGGRLAEVVGPKRVFGYSMMVSSAITLLTPLSATYGYIAVVALRAVLGFMLGATWPAMQPMTARWIPPTERSKFVSNMMASSLGAAITMPICGFLIAYLGWESVFYVTGAIGLVWSVAWFFLIFDSPRQHPRITIEERQYIEDSIGSTSTTKRLPVPWKSIFLSTPVWAIVLTHSCNVFGYFTVVNQLPTYMKYILNFNIKENGLLSSLPYLGKYIFAVTTSSVADYLFKTKKLSVTAIRKIFTSFAVLSPGLLMIVQANYGYDRITSVSIFTIALTINGAVTAGYLGNSLDIAPNFSGTIFGMMNTLGSLGGFLSSYMVGSLTYKNQTYSGWSIVFWILGWIYCLGALTFTIFGSGQLQPWNNPEKKQVRKQSNVITIDHPQEFVSLDEKTVP; from the exons ATGGCTTTGAACCACAAGATCCTAG ATTCGCTGACATGTAGACAAGTGTTAAACATCATGGTGATCCTTGGTTTCATGCTAAACTATATGCTACGCGTCAACATGACGATCGCCATAGTATCGATGGTGATTCCGAGCAACGATACTTGGCGGTTGAACGATTCGAGTAAATCTGCCACGACCGAGTACTTCGATCGTGGAATCGCGGCAAACGTTACCTCGCTCGATAATGGAACAGCGACGATCGCCCCTAATCCCGCTACAGCTTCGTTCCCCTATGCGCCTGCACAC GAGGAAACGAATCGGACCAGATATCCGTGGAACGAGTACCAAGTGAATCTCGTGTTGGGTAGCTTTTTCTGGGGCTACATATGCACAGAGTTGCCAGGTGGCCGTCTCGCTGAAGTAGTAGGACCTAAAAGAGTGTTTGGATACAGTATGATGGTATCTAgcgctattacgttattaacACCTCTGTCGGCGACTTATGGCTACATCGCTGTCGTCGCCTTAAGAGCGGTGCTTGGATTCATGTTG GGAGCTACTTGGCCTGCCATGCAGCCGATGACCGCAAGGTGGATACCACCGACGGAACGCAGCAAATTCGTCTCGAATATGATGG CTTCGTCGCTCGGAGCGGCGATAACTATGCCGATTTGTGGGTTTCTAATCGCTTACCTCGGTTGGGAATCCGTGTTCTACGTAACCGGAGCGATAGGCCTCGTATGGAGCGTAGCTTGGTTTTTCTTAATATTCGATTCTCCTAGACAACATCCGAGAATCACGATCGAGGAACGCCAATATATCGAAGACTCGATCGGTTCTACTTCCACGACAAAG CGGTTGCCCGTTCCGTGGAAATCCATCTTTCTCTCGACTCCCGTTTGGGCTATCGTGCTGACTCACTCGTGTAACGTGTTCGGTTACTTTACCGTTGTCAATCAACTACCAACTTACATGAAGTATATCTTGAATTTCAACATCAAAGAG AACGGATTATTATCCTCCTTGCCGTACCTTGGCAAATACATCTTCGCCGTTACAACATCCTCCGTGGCTGACTATTTGTTCAAGACAAAGAAATTGTCGGTAACGGCTATTCGAAAGATCTTCACTAGCTTCG CCGTGTTAAGTCCAGGGTTATTGATGATCGTGCAAGCAAATTACGGATACGATCGCATTACGTCCGTATCGATTTTCACTATTGCTCTGACGATCAACGGTGCAGTAACAGCTGGATATCTGGGGAACAGTTTAGACATTGCACCCAACTTTTCAGGCACTATTTTCGGCATGATGAACACGCTCGGTTCCCTAGGCGGATTTCTAAGCAGTTACATGGTCGGCTCGTTAACCTACAAAAATCAAACCTATTCAGGATGGAGTATCGTTTTTTGGATATTAGGGTGGATTTATTGTCTTGGCGCACTTACGTTTACCATTTTTGGTAGCGGTCAGTTACAACCGTGGAACAATCCCGAGAAGAAGCAAGTACGAAAACAAAGCAACGTAATCACCATCGATCATCCGCAGGAATTCGTTTCGCTAGACGAAAAGACTGTTCCTTAa